The following proteins come from a genomic window of Oncorhynchus masou masou isolate Uvic2021 chromosome 25, UVic_Omas_1.1, whole genome shotgun sequence:
- the nkx6.3 gene encoding homeobox protein Nkx-6.3, with protein sequence MDSNIPGSFLFNNSLNQFSSDLKAPVCQYSVPNSYYKLNPGLNSQLQAAGTPHGISDILSRSMMGATGTTTLLSGYPTMGGFGTVATPGVYYNRADYNPSLGGFTKPGAECPVKGRSGSCWVESGYEWRGGRQQCNNSDGHLEDISGRKKHTRPTFSGHQIFALEKTFERTKYLAGPERARLAYSLGMTESQVKVWFQNRRTKWRKKSASEPSSTQAMRGEQGGEASENEVEDEEYNKPLDPDSDDEKIRLLLRKHRRAFSVLRLGPHHV encoded by the exons ATGGATTCCAACATACCGGGGTCTTTTCTGTTCAACAACAGCCTGAACCAGTTCTCCTCGGACTTAAAGGCACCTGTGTGTCAGTACTCAGTGCCCAACTCCTACTACAAGCTAAACCCAGGCCTGAACAGCCAGCTGCAGGCAGCAGGCACACCCCACGGCATCAGTGACATCCTCAGCCGTTCCATGATGGGTGCTACCGGCACTACCACCCTGCTCTCTGGATACCCTACCATGGGGGGCTTTGGCACCGTGGCCACCCCGGGGGTCTACTACAACCGTGCAGACTATAACCCCTCACTGGGCGGCTTCACCAAGCCTGGCGCTGAGTGCCCCGTGAAGGGTCGCAGTGGCAGCTGCTGGGTAGAGAGTGGGTacgagtggagaggagggaggcagcagTGCAATAACAGTGA TGGGCATCTAGAGGATATTTCAGGCAGGAAGAAGCACACCAGACCTACATTCAGTGGACATCAGATATTTGCCCTGGAGAAAACCTTTGAGCGGACCAAGTACTTGGCCGGGCCAGAGAGAGCTAGACTGGCCTACTCTCTGGGCATGACAGAGTCACAAGTCAAG GTGTGGTTCCAGAACCGCCGTACCAAGTGGAGGAAGAAGAGTGCCTCAGAGCCCAGCTCCACCCAGGCGATGCGGGGTGAGCAGGGGGGGGAGGCCTCGGAGAACGAGGTGGAGGATGAGGAGTACAACAAGCCTCTGGATCCCGACTCGGACGACGAGAAGATACGACTGTTGCTGCGCAAACACCGCCGGGCTTTCTCTGTACTCCGCCTTGGACCACACCACGTCTGA